One region of Helicobacter pylori genomic DNA includes:
- the hemN gene encoding oxygen-independent coproporphyrinogen III oxidase → MQTIDFEKFSQYSKPGPRYTSYPTAVEFNENFNEESLKTAFFNHDSLKNPMPLSLYTHLPFCRSACYFCACSVIYTSLEEKKVRYISYLKKELALLKNAMDTNREVVQFHYGGGTPTFFSPIQLDEITQSIQEVFPNFSKDIEMSCEIDPRHFTKEHMQTLFDRGFNRLSFGVQDFDFEVQKAIHRIQPFEMVQESVKLARDYGIKSINFDLIYGLPNQTKESFLKTLEWVLKLDPDRLAVFNYAHVPWVKKTMRKIDETLLPSPRDKLEILESLISFLEKAHYQMIGMDHFAKSDNELYLALQRAQLRRNFQGYTTKKFTQTIGIGVTSIGEGSDYYTQNYKDLHRYEKTLDLGHLPVERGVILTKEDILRKEVIMQMMSNLKLDYSKIEERFSIDFKAHFRKELEKLKPYEEAGLLSFNAKGFEMTKTGGMLVRNMAMEFDAYLRGGEKHFSKTL, encoded by the coding sequence ATGCAAACCATTGATTTTGAAAAATTTTCGCAATATTCCAAGCCCGGCCCACGATACACCAGCTACCCCACAGCGGTGGAGTTTAACGAAAATTTTAATGAAGAGAGTTTGAAAACGGCGTTTTTTAACCATGACAGCCTCAAAAACCCCATGCCTTTATCGCTTTATACGCATTTGCCCTTTTGCCGGAGTGCGTGTTATTTTTGCGCTTGTTCAGTCATTTACACCAGCTTAGAAGAGAAAAAAGTCCGCTATATCAGTTACCTTAAAAAAGAACTCGCTCTTTTAAAAAACGCCATGGATACCAACAGAGAAGTGGTGCAATTCCACTATGGAGGCGGCACGCCGACCTTTTTTTCGCCCATTCAATTAGATGAAATCACGCAAAGCATTCAAGAAGTTTTCCCCAATTTCAGCAAAGATATTGAAATGAGTTGCGAGATTGATCCTAGACATTTCACTAAAGAACACATGCAAACCTTGTTTGATAGGGGGTTTAACCGCTTGAGTTTTGGGGTGCAGGATTTTGATTTTGAAGTCCAAAAAGCCATTCATCGAATCCAGCCTTTTGAAATGGTTCAAGAATCCGTGAAGCTCGCTAGAGATTACGGCATCAAATCCATTAATTTTGATTTGATTTATGGCTTACCCAACCAGACTAAAGAGAGTTTTTTAAAAACTTTGGAATGGGTTTTGAAACTGGATCCGGACCGATTAGCGGTGTTCAATTACGCGCATGTGCCTTGGGTGAAAAAAACGATGCGTAAAATTGATGAAACCTTATTGCCAAGCCCTAGAGACAAGCTAGAGATTTTAGAATCCCTCATTAGTTTTTTAGAGAAAGCCCATTACCAAATGATAGGCATGGATCATTTCGCTAAAAGCGATAATGAATTGTATCTGGCCCTTCAAAGAGCGCAATTGCGCCGTAATTTTCAAGGCTATACCACTAAGAAATTCACTCAAACCATTGGCATTGGCGTTACGAGCATTGGCGAAGGGAGCGATTATTACACGCAAAATTATAAAGACTTGCACCGCTATGAAAAAACCCTTGATTTGGGGCATTTACCGGTAGAAAGGGGTGTAATACTCACCAAAGAAGACATATTAAGAAAAGAAGTGATCATGCAAATGATGAGTAATTTAAAACTGGATTACTCTAAGATTGAAGAAAGATTTTCTATTGATTTTAAAGCGCATTTTAGAAAAGAATTAGAAAAATTAAAGCCTTATGAAGAAGCGGGCTTGCTTTCTTTTAACGCTAAAGGCTTTGAGATGACCAAAACAGGGGGCATGCTCGTAAGAAACATGGCTATGGAATTTGACGCGTATTTGCGTGGGGGCGAAAAACATTTCAGTAAAACGCTATGA
- a CDS encoding DUF2603 domain-containing protein: MEKLPKKRVSKTKSQKLINSLTTQKNRAFLKKISASEMLLELEKGAFKKNEAYFISDEEDKNYVLVPDNVISLLAENARKAFEARLRAELERDIITQVPIDFEDVREVSLQLLENLRQKDGNLPNINTLNFVKQIKKEHPNLFFNFDNMFKQPPFNENNFENFDNSDEENF, translated from the coding sequence GTGGAAAAATTACCTAAAAAACGAGTTTCTAAAACCAAATCACAAAAACTTATCAATAGCTTAACAACCCAAAAAAACAGAGCCTTTCTCAAAAAAATCAGCGCTAGTGAAATGCTTTTAGAATTAGAAAAAGGGGCGTTTAAAAAAAATGAAGCTTATTTTATTTCTGATGAAGAAGATAAAAATTACGTTTTAGTGCCGGACAATGTGATCTCTCTTTTGGCAGAAAACGCCAGAAAGGCTTTTGAAGCTAGGCTTAGGGCGGAATTAGAAAGGGATATTATCACCCAAGTGCCGATTGATTTTGAAGACGTGCGCGAAGTTTCCTTGCAATTGTTGGAAAATTTACGCCAAAAAGACGGGAATTTGCCCAATATCAACACCTTAAATTTTGTCAAACAAATCAAAAAAGAACACCCTAATTTATTCTTTAATTTTGACAACATGTTCAAACAACCCCCTTTTAATGAGAATAATTTTGAAAATTTTGACAATAGCGATGAGGAAAATTTTTAA
- the aroC gene encoding chorismate synthase has protein sequence MNTLGRFLRLTTFGESHGDMIGGVLDGMPSGIKIDYDLLENEMKRRQGGRNVFTTPRKEDDKVEITSGVFEDFSTGTPIGFLIHNQRARSKDYDNIKNLFRPSHADFTYFHKYGIRDFRGGGRSSARESAIRVAAGAFAKMLLREIGIVCESGIIKIGGIEAKNYDFNHALKSEIFALDKEQEEAQKTAIQNAIKNHDSIGGVALIRARSVKTNQKLPIGLGQGLYAKLDAKIAEAMMGLNGVKAVEIGKGVESSLLKGSEYNDLINQKGFLSNRSGGVLGGMSNGEEIIIRVHFKPTPSIFQPQQTIDINNNECECLLKGRHDPCIAIRGSVVCESLLSLVLADMVLLNLTSKIEYLKTIYNEN, from the coding sequence ATGAACACTTTGGGGCGTTTTTTGAGGCTCACGACTTTTGGGGAATCGCATGGGGATATGATAGGGGGGGTATTAGACGGCATGCCTAGCGGGATTAAAATAGACTATGACTTATTAGAAAATGAAATGAAGCGCCGCCAAGGGGGGAGGAATGTTTTCACTACGCCACGAAAAGAAGACGATAAGGTGGAAATAACAAGCGGGGTTTTTGAAGATTTTAGCACAGGGACGCCCATAGGGTTTTTAATCCACAACCAAAGGGCTAGGAGCAAGGATTACGATAACATTAAAAACCTTTTCAGGCCTAGCCATGCGGATTTCACTTATTTTCATAAATACGGCATCAGAGATTTTAGGGGTGGAGGGAGGAGTTCGGCCAGAGAGAGCGCTATAAGAGTGGCTGCTGGGGCGTTTGCTAAAATGCTTTTAAGAGAAATTGGTATTGTTTGTGAAAGCGGGATTATTAAAATTGGGGGCATTGAAGCCAAAAATTACGATTTTAATCACGCCTTAAAAAGCGAGATTTTTGCCCTAGACAAAGAACAAGAAGAAGCGCAAAAAACAGCCATTCAAAACGCTATCAAAAACCACGATAGCATAGGGGGCGTGGCTTTGATTAGAGCAAGGAGTGTAAAAACAAATCAAAAGCTCCCCATTGGCTTAGGTCAAGGGCTATACGCTAAATTAGACGCTAAAATCGCTGAAGCGATGATGGGGCTTAATGGGGTGAAAGCGGTTGAAATAGGCAAGGGGGTAGAAAGCTCTTTATTAAAAGGCTCAGAGTATAATGATTTAATAAATCAAAAAGGGTTTTTGAGCAATCGTAGTGGGGGGGTTTTAGGGGGCATGAGCAATGGGGAAGAAATTATTATAAGAGTGCATTTCAAACCCACGCCAAGCATTTTCCAACCTCAACAAACCATAGATATTAATAATAATGAATGCGAATGCTTGTTAAAAGGCAGGCATGATCCTTGCATTGCGATTAGAGGGAGCGTGGTGTGCGAGAGTTTGCTTTCATTGGTGTTAGCTGATATGGTATTACTCAATTTGACTTCAAAAATAGAGTATTTAAAAACGATTTATAATGAGAATTAA
- the rnc gene encoding ribonuclease III, with amino-acid sequence MKNKRSQNSPYTTPNNPYTTLEKALGYSFKDKRLLEQALTHKSCKLALNNERLEFLGDAVLGLVIGELLYHKFYQYDEGKLSKLRASIVSAHGFTKLAKAIALQDYLRVSSSEEISNGREKPSILSSAFEALMAGVYLEAGLAKVRKIIQKLLNRAYKRLDLEHLFMDYKTALQELTQAQFCVIPSYQLLKEKGPDHHKEFEMALYIQDKMYATAKGKSKKEAEQQCAYQALQKLKEAK; translated from the coding sequence ATGAAAAACAAACGCTCTCAAAACAGCCCTTATACAACGCCTAATAACCCTTATACAACGCTAGAAAAAGCTTTAGGGTATTCTTTTAAAGACAAGCGTTTATTAGAGCAAGCCTTAACGCATAAATCATGCAAACTCGCTTTAAACAATGAGCGCTTAGAATTTTTGGGCGATGCGGTGTTGGGCTTGGTGATAGGGGAGTTGCTATACCATAAATTCTATCAATACGATGAGGGCAAACTCTCTAAATTAAGGGCTTCTATTGTGAGTGCGCATGGTTTTACGAAATTAGCGAAAGCGATTGCTTTACAGGATTATTTGCGCGTTTCTTCTTCTGAAGAAATTTCTAATGGGAGGGAAAAACCCTCTATTCTGTCAAGCGCTTTTGAGGCTTTAATGGCTGGGGTGTATTTGGAAGCAGGGTTAGCTAAGGTGCGTAAAATCATACAAAAATTACTCAATCGCGCTTACAAGCGTTTGGATTTGGAGCATTTGTTTATGGACTATAAAACCGCCTTACAGGAATTGACCCAAGCGCAATTTTGCGTGATCCCTTCGTACCAATTACTCAAAGAAAAAGGCCCCGATCACCATAAAGAATTTGAAATGGCTCTATACATTCAAGATAAAATGTATGCGACCGCTAAAGGCAAGAGTAAAAAAGAAGCCGAACAGCAATGCGCTTATCAAGCGCTTCAAAAACTTAAGGAAGCCAAATGA
- the rnhA gene encoding ribonuclease HI codes for MQEIEIFCDGSSLGNPGPGGYAAILRYKDKEKIISGGEHFTTNNRMELRALNEALKILKRPCHITLYSDSQYVCQAINVWLINWQKKNFSKVKNVDLWKEFLKVSKGHSIVAVWIKGHNGHAENERCDSLAKLEAQKRVKTTT; via the coding sequence ATGCAAGAAATTGAAATTTTTTGCGATGGTTCTTCTTTAGGTAATCCTGGGCCAGGCGGTTATGCGGCGATTTTACGCTATAAAGATAAAGAAAAAATCATCAGTGGGGGCGAACATTTCACCACGAATAACCGCATGGAATTAAGAGCGCTCAATGAAGCGTTAAAAATCTTGAAACGCCCATGCCATATCACGCTTTATAGCGATTCGCAATACGTGTGCCAAGCGATCAATGTGTGGCTGATTAACTGGCAAAAAAAGAATTTTTCTAAAGTTAAAAATGTGGATTTATGGAAAGAATTTTTAAAAGTCTCTAAAGGGCATTCTATTGTGGCTGTTTGGATCAAGGGGCATAACGGGCATGCTGAGAATGAACGATGCGATAGCCTCGCTAAATTAGAGGCGCAAAAACGGGTCAAAACGACCACTTAA